A genomic window from Vanessa atalanta chromosome 7, ilVanAtal1.2, whole genome shotgun sequence includes:
- the LOC125065255 gene encoding alanine--glyoxylate aminotransferase 2-like, protein MAFLQSMPKSETIKLREKHIGAACQLFFRSSPLKIVRGIAQFMYDETGERFLDCINNVAHVGHCHPHVVEAGRNQMSLISTNNRYLHDELVILAERLVKTMPESLSVCFFVNSGSEANDLALRLAQIHTKKKDVITLDHAYHGHLTSMIDVSPYKLNLPGGPEKPEWVHVAPVPDTYRGKYTYPRDSQSEEELGCLYANEVGDICRELKRRKGGVCAFIAESLQSCGGQIIPPKNYMKRVYEFVREANGVCIADEVQVGFGRVGTHMWAFETQDVVPDIVTMGKPMGNGHPVAAVITTPEIAKSFADTGVEYFNTYGGNPVSCAIANAVLDVIEEERLMERAARVGNHLLTRCESLKHKHRLIGDVRGRGLFVGVELVTDRETRTPATVEAKHVVDRMREERILISRDGPDCNVLKFKPPMVFTTQDADRLVDILDRVLSELDENTKPVQVKLEVLVSPIRGVESSDMQLKTNIQQCVKAV, encoded by the exons atGGCCTTTCTACAGTCGATGCCTAAATCAGAAACTATCAAGCTGCGTGAAAAACATATTGG AGCCGCCTGCCAGTTGTTTTTCCGTTCATCTCCATTAAAAATAGTGCGAGGTATCGCCCAATTTATGTATGACGAGACAGGAGAGAGGTTTTTAGACTGTATCAACAATGTTGCTCACG TGGGACATTGTCACCCCCATGTAGTGGAAGCTGGCCGTAATCAAATGTCTTTAATATCGACCAATAACCGTTACCTCCACGATGAGCTAGTAATTCTTGCCGAAAGGCTCGTGAAGACGATGCCCGAGTCACTATCTGTCTGCTTCTTTGTCAACTCGGGTTCTGAAGCCAATGACCTTGCCTTAAGGTTGGCTCAAATTCATACAAAGAAGAAGGACGTGATTACGCTTGACCa CGCTTATCATGGACACCTAACGTCTATGATTGATGTGTCTCCCTACAAACTGAACCTACCAGGAGGGCCAGAGAAGCCAGAGTGGGTTCACGTG gccCCAGTTCCCGATACATATAGAGGAAAATACACGTACCCGAGGGATTCACAGTCGGAAGAAGAATTAGGGTGCTTATATGCGAATGAAGTCGGAGACATTTGTAGAGAACTTAAAAGAAGAAAGGGTGGTGTTTGCGCTTTCATAGCAGAGAGTCTCCAAAGTTGCGGTGGACAAATTATTCCTCCCAAGAATTACATGAAGAGAGTATATGA ATTCGTCCGAGAAGCAAATGGTGTCTGTATCGCTGATGAAGTGCAGGTTGGCTTTGGTCGCGTGGGCACTCACATGTGGGCATTTGAAACACAAGACGTGGTTCCGGATATCGTGACAATGGGCAAGCCGATGGGCAATGGCCACCCGGTCGCCGCGGTAATCACCACACCAGAAATTGCGAAAAGTTTTGCAGATACCGGCGTAGAATATTTCAATacg TACGGGGGTAATCCAGTTTCCTGTGCTATCGCAAATGCCGTTTTGGATGTTATTGAGGAGGAACGACTTATGGAACGCGCTGCTCGTGTGGGGAATCACCTTTTAACGCGTTGCGAAAGTCTCAAGCACAAACACCGGTTAATCGGTGATGTCCGGGGTAGGGGACTCTTTGTCGGCGTCGAACTGGTCACCGATAGAGAGACAAGGACACCCGCTACGGTGGAAGCTAAACACGTTGTCGACAG AATGAGAGAGGAGAGGATCTTAATAAGCAGAGATGGACCAGACTGCAATGTATTGAAGTTTAAACCACCAATGGTATTTACAACGCAAGATGCAGATAGACTCGTTGACATATTAGACAGAGTACTTTCTGAATTAGATGAAAACACAAAACCAGTTCAAGTCAAATTAGAG gtCCTGGTCTCACCCATTAGAGGTGTAGAAAGTAGTGACATGCAGTTAAAAACCAATATTCAACAATGTGTCAAAGCTGTGTGA